Below is a genomic region from Desulfurellaceae bacterium.
CTGCTTGTGAAATCGCCGCCCACCTTTCGCATAGCTCCCATCGCCGTGAAAGCGACCCACGAGAAATGCGAGCTTCCATAGCAGTTGCGGTGGCGGTTTGGGCGGATGGGCGAGTTTGTCAGACGGCAGCGGGTCCAGCAGAGTCTCCATGTCTCCCCCTCACTGACACCGGCCTGGTGCCCTCATAATTTTGTCCCGACGGTCAAAGCTCTGGCCCATGTCCAAGATATATACTCCACTCCCCTTTTGCCGTCATCCCGAATCCGATAGCCAGTAGGTACTCTGAAACAGTATCGTACGGCAATATGAGTACAATCGAACCTTGCTTTGGTATGACCCTGGTACTCGGCGGTGCGCGCTCGGGCAAGAGCACCTTTGCCGAGAGTCTGGCACGCGGCCATAGCCAGCGGGTCTATATCGCGACTGCCGAGCGCGTTGACGACGAGATGGTACACCGCATCGAGGCACACCGCCGCCAGCGGGGGGCTGACTGGCGTACGGTAGAAGCGCCGATTGATCTCGCAGAGGCCATTCGGCAGGAGGGCGCACCCAACGTCTGCCTGCTGATCGATTGCCTGACGGTGTGGCTTGGGAACCTCATGCATTATAATCGAGAAATCGACGCCGCCCAGGATGCTCTACTCGATACGCTCACCGATGTATCCGGGCCGATAGTATTGGTCGCCAATGAGGTCGGCCTAGGCATCGTGCCGGACAATGCCGCTGCGCGCGCCTTCCGTGACCACGCCGGCCGGCTCAACCAGGCCGTCGCCCAGCTGGCGGAGCGCGTCTACTTCGTAGCTGCGGGCTTGCCGGTTCTCCTCAAGGAACCGACCTGAGCCTCATGCACACAACCGTCACAGCGACGCCAGCGCCCCAACGACTCCAAGATACATCCCCAGCTCGCTCATTTGCTGTACGCCACCGAGACAGTCTCCGGTGTATCCGCCCAGCCTGCGCTCATACATGCCGCGCATGGCGAGATGCCCGGCGGCAAGCCCTATCAGACCGACGGGAATAATGGCCTGCGCATACGCCACCCCCAATCCACACACCGCGGCCACACCGGTTGCCAGGGAGAACAGGAGGCCACCGGGACGCAGCGTCTCGGCGACCGGTGTGGCCATACCGACGTCTCGTACGTAATGGCTCGTCGCGATCGCAAGCACGGAGGACGACCGACTGGCGGCGTGCGCGGCGACCAGCAACCACGGGACAATATGTGACGGCAGCGCGACCAGGGCCAAGATTTTCGCCGCGAGCATCAGTCCGAGACCGGCCGCGCCATAGGCTCCGAGCCGACTATCGCGCATGATAGCGAGCGTTTTCTCCCGATCTGTGCCGCCGAGCCCATCGCAGACATCCGCGAATCCATCCTCGTGCAGGGCACCGGTCGCGATCAACGAGGCTGCGGTGGAGAGGACAACTGCCAGACTCATCGGAAAAACCAAATGGGCGAGCCAGAAGACGCCTCCAGCAAACGCACCGATCAAGGCACCGACGAGCGGGTAATAACGGACCATGGCAGACAGTCTCTCCTCAGAGAAGACACCCGACACCCGCACCGGCCAACAGGTCAGGAATTGAACGGCGAGCAGTAATGCGTCGAGTTCCCGACGGGCCGCGTTCATTCTCCTGCTCCGCTAACCCCGGCAGTCTCGAAAGTTGCCATGTCCGACAGCATCGCCGCAGCGGATTTGAGAATCGGCCAGACCAGCAGCGCGCCAGTGCCTTCACCCAGACGCATTTCCAGGTCAAGCACCGGACGGGCGGCCAGGGCCTCAAGCACCACGCGGTGGCCTGGTTCGGCGGATCGGTGGGCGAAGATGAGATACTCTCGCAGCGGCGGAGCAAGCTCGACCGCAGCGAGCGCGGCGGCGCTCGAGATAAACCCATCTACAAGCACGACCGTTCCGGCCTGGGCCGCGCCGATCAGCGCCCCGACCATCATTACCACCTCGAATCCTCCGTACTCGCAGAGCGCCCCACGCGCATCGAGCCGGACCGGTGTACGTGCTGCGGCCCGCGCGAGGACCGCCTGCTTGCGCGCCAGCCCGACGGCGTCAAGTCCGGTGCCGCCGCCGACCAGCGCGTCGAGCCCAATGCCGGTGAGCTTGTGGACGATCAGGCTAGCAGACGAGGTGTTGGCTATCCCCATTTCACCGAATGCCGCCGCCTCCGCGCTGATGTCCGCACCAATCTCACGGCCGCTGCCAAGCGCGGCCTCAAACTGTTCCGATGTCATGGCAGCCTCCACGGCGCTGTTTCGGGTTCCGGCAGCAATTCGCCGCGAGGTGAGTCCAGGGGCCTGGAACGTTGCGCCGGCGACGCCGGCATCAACGACGTGCAGGTCTACACCGTTCACGCGTGCAAAGACATTCGCCGCAGCGCCACCCGCGAGAAAATTGGCAAGCATCTGCCGCGTCACCTCTTGTGGATAAACAGACACCCCCTCAGCCGCTATCCCGTGGTCGCCCGCAAAAATGACCAGGCGACAGCGGTCCAGGCGCGGCGTGAGCGTATCCTGGATGCGGGCAATCTGCGCGGCCAGGGTCTCGATGGCTCCCAACGCGCCACGCGGCTTGGTTTTGGTGTCGATGGCGTGCTGGACCGCGGCATCCCGTGCGTGGGAGACGGGCCGAACATTGAACATGAACAGTCTTCCTTCAGTGGGCTCCGTCTTTTCGATACGAGATCATTCGCATACAGCGGCGCGATAGCAACGCTTCGGGACCCTAGCATGGAGCGGGAGCAGCAACCAGTCACGGGAGGAGCGGAACCAGACACGAGGTGAGGCTGCCACCCTTGACTTCGGCAGGCTGGCTTGTATGTATAGGGCCTGCATTCAAAGCCCATGGACACTGCCGCCACGCATAAGGAAAAGATGAAGGTCCTGCAGGCTGAGCAGCGCCGTAAGGTGAGCGCGACCCGCCATCCGGGACGAGGTCTGGTGCTGGTCTATACCGGCGACGGCAAGGGAAAATCAAGCTCCGCCTTTGGCGTGATTGCCCGGGCGCTCGGCTGGGGCCAGCGGGTCGGCGTCGTCCAGTTCATCAAAGGCAAATGGATGACCGGCGAACGGAAATTCTTCGCTGGATTTCCCGATCAACTCGTCTGGCACTGCATGGGCGATGGCTTCACCTGGAACACTCAGGACCGCGACCAAGACACAGCCGCCGCCGAGGCTGCCTTTGCCAAGGCGCGGGCGCTGCTGGAAAGCGGTGACTATGATCTGGTCGTGCTGGACGAAATCAACATCGCGCTCCGCTACGACTATCTGTCCGTCGAGACCGTGCTTGCCGGCCTCAAAGCCCGCTCGACCCGGACGAGTGTCATTCTGACAGGGCGCGACGCTAAACCGGAGCTTCAGGACTATGCCGACCTCGTCAGCGAGATGCGCGAGGTGAAGCATCCTTTCAAAGCCGGCCTCAAAGCCCAGCATGGGATTGATTTCTGAGGCGGCGTTCCGGCTGGCCGTTCTCGTCGGGCTCGTCGGGCTGGCCGCGTGTAGCCCTGCCGAGAAGCCGCAACGCCTGGACCAGCCGAAACGCATCATCAGCCTTGACTATTGCGCCGATCAGTATGTGCTCAAGCTAGCACCGCGTGAGCATATCCTGGCGGTCTCGCCTGATGCTGAGAAAACCTTTTCCTATATGCGTGGCTACGCCAAGGGACTCAGACAGATTCGCCCCCAGGCCGAAGACGTTCTCGTCCTTCAGCCCGACTTGGTGGTCCGCTCCTACGGCGGAGGGCCGAATGTCACCGCGTTTGTCGAACGTATAGGCACACCTGTGCTGCAAATCGACGCCGCCCACGACCTCGACGGTGTCAGAAACACGATTGCAGCAGTGGCAGAAGGGCTCGGTCAGCAGGCCCGCGGCGCAGCAGTGATCGCCGAGATGGACGCGCGGCTGGCAGCCCTGCGCGCCCTACCGGACGCGCCGGCGGCGCTGTATACGACGCCGGCTGGCGTGACGAGCGGACCCGGCACGCTGGTCCACGAGATGCTGCGCGCTGCGGGTCTGGCCAACTTTCAGCGGGAGCCCGGCTGGCGGTCCCTGCCACTCGAGCGTTTAGCCCATGAACAACCTGACCTCGTGGCGGCCGTTATCTGGGGAGCCACGAATCACGATGACAATTGGAGCGCGGCCCGCCACCCCATCGCCCGTCAACAGCTCCGTGAGCGGCCCGTCGTTTCGCTTGAAGGAGCCTGGGTCGCCTGCGGCGGATGGTTCCTGCTCGACGCCATTGAGGCACTGGCGGTGACAGGCCGCGGAGAGGCCCCGTAGTGACCACGAGCGGGCTCAATCTTGCCCTGGCCACGACGGCGGTCGCGGCGCTGGTGGCCGCCTGTTTTCTTGGTACAACCCCCATGGGCGCGCCCCGCGTACTGGCCGCGTTCCTGGGGCAGGCCCCGGTTGGCGACAGTCTGGTCGTCTGGCAGATACGCTTGCCGCGTGCGCTGGCCGCGTTCGTGGTCGGCGCCGCGCTGGGGGCAAGTGGCGCGGCGATGCAGGGATTGCTCCGCAACCCGCTCGCGGAGCCTGGGGTCTTGGGCGTATCGGCGTCAGCCTCTCTGGGTGCGACGTTTGTGCTGTACTACGGCTTCGCAGATGCCTGGGGGTATAGCGTGCCGGTGGCCGCCATCACGGGTGCGTCCGCAGCGTCGGCCCTCATCGCCCTGATCGCGGTCCACACCTCATCGGTGGTCACGCTCATCCTGGTCGGCGTCGGCCTGTCGAGCTTTGCGGGTGCGGCCATGTCGCTGCTGATGAATCTTGCCCCCAATCCGTTCTCACTGGCGGATATGGTGAACTGGATGCTGGGCTCCGTTGCCAACCGGAGTGTTAACGACCTGGCACTCGCCGCCCCATTCATGGTTATCGGCCTGGCCATACTCTTCGCGACCCGCCGAGGGCTGTCGGCTCTCACCCTGGGGGAGGAAGCCGCCGTCGGCGTGGGCCTCAATCTCCGTCGCCAGCGCCTCGCGGTTGTGCTGGGTACCGGGCTGGCCACCGGTGCAGCAGTCGCGATCGCCGGCGCTATAGGTTTTGTCGGCATCATCGCGCCACATATTGTGCGCCCACGCGTCGGTCACGACCCGGCGCGCAGCCTGCTACCGTCAGCACTGCTTGCCGGGCTCGTCCTCGTCCTTGCTGACATCGCGGTCCGTCTGTTGCCTACCAGTTCGGAGCTGAAGCTAGGCGTGGTCGCCGCTTTTATTGGCGCACCCGTCTTTGTCTGGATAACCCTACAGCGGAGGGCGGTCCGTGACTGAACTCTGCGCAAAAAACGTGACAGTCAGGATCGGTCGAGCGACACTCGTAGAGGCGGCTTCCTTGAGCCTACGGTCTGGTGAGTTGGTCGCCCTGCTCGGGCCCAATGGTGCGGGTAAGACCACCTTGCTACGCGCCGCGCTGGGCCTCGGACACCTTTCCACGGGGTCGGCGACGCTGGCCGGCGCGGCCACGGCACGACTCTCGTCCATGGAACGGGCTCGCCGCGTAGGATATCTCCCGCAAGTGCGTCCGCTGGCTTGGCCCAATACCGTGCGCGACGTAGTCGCGCTCGGACGCTTCGCCTACGGCGCGGCGCTCGGACGGTTACGCGCCAGGGATGCCGAGGCGGTTGATCGCGCAGTGGCTGCATGCGATCTTGTCGACCTCGCCCACCGCCGAACCGCTACCTTATCTGGCGGAGAACTCGCCCGTGTTCATTGTGCCCGAGCCTTTGCCGCCGAGGCGCCGCTGCTGATTGCCGACGAGCCGACCGCAGCCCTTGACCTGCGTCACCAGTTCCAGGTCATGGACCTCTTACGGCGTTTTGTGGACGCGGGTGGCGGCGTGTTGGTCGTCCTGCACGACGTGGGGCTTGCCGTTCGCTTTGCCGACCGGCTCATTTGGATGAAAGACGGAGCAATCCTTGCCGATGGTTCGCCCGAAGAGACCCTGACCGCAGACCGGCTACGGACGGTCTATGGTATGCACGCGCGGGTTGAGCGCCAGGGTACCGAGTGGAGCGTACAGATCGAAGGAGTGGCCTGAGCGTGTCGTCGATCATGCTCATGTCAGGCGCATTCCTGGTCGAGGCTGTCTGTGGCTGGCCCGACTGGCTCTACCGCCGCATCCGCCACCCAGCGGTCTGGATTGGCAGCCTGATATCTGCGCTCGACGCAGCGTTGAATCTGGATCGCTTCAGCCCCGCCGCGCGGCGCGCGCTCGGGATGCTGGCGACGCTCGTCGTCGTTGCCGTGCCCACGCTGTCCGCCTATTTGCTGGTTGTCCTCCTGCCGGAAACGCCGCTCGGTTTTGCCGTGGAAGTGACAGTGGCTTCCAGCCTGCTGGCCAGCCGTAGTCTGTATTGTCACGTCCTGCGCGTCACTCAGCGCCTGGAACACGGCGATCTGGCGGGGGCACGGCAGGCTGTCAGCCACATCGTCAGCCGTGATCCTACCGAACTCGACACCACGGGTGTTGCACGGGCGAACCTGGAAAGTCTGGCCGAGAACGCTTCCGACGGCGTCATCGCACCCCTCTTCTGGGGCAGCCTGCTCGGCTTGCCAGGGCTGACCGCGTATAAGGCTATCAATACTCTGGATTCCATGCTCGGCTACCGAACCGATCGTCTATGGGCGTTCGGCGGCTTTGCCGCCCGGCTCGACGACGCGGTCAACCTCATTCCGGCTCGACTTACGGGCGGCCTCATTGCGCTGGCGAGTTTCAGACCCCGTCATGCTCCGCGACGCCCGGAATCACCGCTCGCCCAATGCGGGCTGGCCGGAGAGCGCCATGGCCGGGTCGCTCGGCATTCGGCTGCGCGGCCCACGCGTGTATGCGGGTACGGAGGCGGCTGACCCTTGGCTGAATGCGACCGCACCAGACCCCGGACCTGGTGATGCACGGCGCGGGCTGTATCTCTACGTGCGGACCATGCTGTTGGCTGCACTGATCCTGCTCGCCCTGGCGGTCGGGGAACCCCAGACATGAGAATGGACGAGTGTGCCCACGGAGGGGCACTTGACCTCATGCGCGCCCGTTTCCCCCAGGCACCGGAACCCTGGGTCGATCTGTCCACCGGAATCAACCCCTGGCCGTATCCGCTGGACAGCCCGCAGCCGGAGACCCTCCAGCGTTTACCAACTGCCACCGCAACGTCAGCTTGTAGGGACGCAATGGCGGAGACATTTGGAGCGCCGGCGGAGTGTGTTCTACCCATTCCGGGTAGCGAGCTACTCATCCGTCTCCTACCGACATTGCTCCGACCCCGACGTGGGATGCGAGTGGCCATTACGCGGCCGACCTTTGCCGACCATGCCGAGGTCTGGCGAGCGGCGGGATGTCGGGTCACCGAAATATCGGACCCTTTGGAGATCCTCGCCTCGACCGATCTCGTCGTCCTGTGCAACCCGAATAATCCTGACGGCCGCGTCTGGGACCCGGCCCGGCTTGAGGCGGCGCGGACGGCGCTGGCCGCAAAGGGCGGCTGGCTGATCGTTGACGAAGCCTATGCCGATGTTCGGCCGGACCTGTCCCTGGCAGCAGGCGGCGGGCGGGCGGGTCTCATCCTCCTGCGCTCGTTCGGCAAATTCTTCGGTCTGCCCGGACTCCGGCTCGGGACGCTGATTGCACCGCCAGACACCCTGGAAACAGTCCGGCGATGTCTGGGTGTCTGGAGCGTATCCGGCCCGGCACTGGCCGCGGGAGCGCAAGCCTACCGAGACAGCGGCTGGCAGCAGGAAACCCGTCACCGGCTGGCGACAGCACGCGTACGTCTGGACGCAGTTCTGAACGCGGCCGGCCTGCATATGGTGGGCGGTGTAGACCTCTTTCGCTTCGTTGTAGTCGACGACGCCGCTGGTGTCGGGCGCAGCTTGGCTAGGTGCGGTATCTCCGTTCGCCGCTTTGACTGGGGTCAAAGCCGGCTGCGTATCGGCCTGCCACCCGATGCGGATGCAGAGGAACGCCTCGCCCAGGCACTGCTCGCCCGCTGACCTTTCGAGAGTATCTTCGGACCGGGCACGACGTTTTGCAGTCGGAATTCTGTCCGGTCCACGATTCAGAACTCCGCCCGGAAGCCGGTCATAAAAGTCGTTTCCGCGGACGAGAAGTA
It encodes:
- the cobU gene encoding bifunctional adenosylcobinamide kinase/adenosylcobinamide-phosphate guanylyltransferase, translated to MSTIEPCFGMTLVLGGARSGKSTFAESLARGHSQRVYIATAERVDDEMVHRIEAHRRQRGADWRTVEAPIDLAEAIRQEGAPNVCLLIDCLTVWLGNLMHYNREIDAAQDALLDTLTDVSGPIVLVANEVGLGIVPDNAAARAFRDHAGRLNQAVAQLAERVYFVAAGLPVLLKEPT
- the cobS gene encoding adenosylcobinamide-GDP ribazoletransferase — protein: MNAARRELDALLLAVQFLTCWPVRVSGVFSEERLSAMVRYYPLVGALIGAFAGGVFWLAHLVFPMSLAVVLSTAASLIATGALHEDGFADVCDGLGGTDREKTLAIMRDSRLGAYGAAGLGLMLAAKILALVALPSHIVPWLLVAAHAASRSSSVLAIATSHYVRDVGMATPVAETLRPGGLLFSLATGVAAVCGLGVAYAQAIIPVGLIGLAAGHLAMRGMYERRLGGYTGDCLGGVQQMSELGMYLGVVGALASL
- the cobT gene encoding nicotinate-nucleotide--dimethylbenzimidazole phosphoribosyltransferase produces the protein MFNVRPVSHARDAAVQHAIDTKTKPRGALGAIETLAAQIARIQDTLTPRLDRCRLVIFAGDHGIAAEGVSVYPQEVTRQMLANFLAGGAAANVFARVNGVDLHVVDAGVAGATFQAPGLTSRRIAAGTRNSAVEAAMTSEQFEAALGSGREIGADISAEAAAFGEMGIANTSSASLIVHKLTGIGLDALVGGGTGLDAVGLARKQAVLARAAARTPVRLDARGALCEYGGFEVVMMVGALIGAAQAGTVVLVDGFISSAAALAAVELAPPLREYLIFAHRSAEPGHRVVLEALAARPVLDLEMRLGEGTGALLVWPILKSAAAMLSDMATFETAGVSGAGE
- the cobO gene encoding cob(I)yrinic acid a,c-diamide adenosyltransferase; the protein is MKVLQAEQRRKVSATRHPGRGLVLVYTGDGKGKSSSAFGVIARALGWGQRVGVVQFIKGKWMTGERKFFAGFPDQLVWHCMGDGFTWNTQDRDQDTAAAEAAFAKARALLESGDYDLVVLDEINIALRYDYLSVETVLAGLKARSTRTSVILTGRDAKPELQDYADLVSEMREVKHPFKAGLKAQHGIDF
- a CDS encoding ABC transporter substrate-binding protein; translated protein: MGLISEAAFRLAVLVGLVGLAACSPAEKPQRLDQPKRIISLDYCADQYVLKLAPREHILAVSPDAEKTFSYMRGYAKGLRQIRPQAEDVLVLQPDLVVRSYGGGPNVTAFVERIGTPVLQIDAAHDLDGVRNTIAAVAEGLGQQARGAAVIAEMDARLAALRALPDAPAALYTTPAGVTSGPGTLVHEMLRAAGLANFQREPGWRSLPLERLAHEQPDLVAAVIWGATNHDDNWSAARHPIARQQLRERPVVSLEGAWVACGGWFLLDAIEALAVTGRGEAP
- a CDS encoding iron ABC transporter permease, encoding MTTSGLNLALATTAVAALVAACFLGTTPMGAPRVLAAFLGQAPVGDSLVVWQIRLPRALAAFVVGAALGASGAAMQGLLRNPLAEPGVLGVSASASLGATFVLYYGFADAWGYSVPVAAITGASAASALIALIAVHTSSVVTLILVGVGLSSFAGAAMSLLMNLAPNPFSLADMVNWMLGSVANRSVNDLALAAPFMVIGLAILFATRRGLSALTLGEEAAVGVGLNLRRQRLAVVLGTGLATGAAVAIAGAIGFVGIIAPHIVRPRVGHDPARSLLPSALLAGLVLVLADIAVRLLPTSSELKLGVVAAFIGAPVFVWITLQRRAVRD
- a CDS encoding ABC transporter ATP-binding protein, which translates into the protein MSLRSGELVALLGPNGAGKTTLLRAALGLGHLSTGSATLAGAATARLSSMERARRVGYLPQVRPLAWPNTVRDVVALGRFAYGAALGRLRARDAEAVDRAVAACDLVDLAHRRTATLSGGELARVHCARAFAAEAPLLIADEPTAALDLRHQFQVMDLLRRFVDAGGGVLVVLHDVGLAVRFADRLIWMKDGAILADGSPEETLTADRLRTVYGMHARVERQGTEWSVQIEGVA
- the cobD gene encoding cobalamin biosynthesis protein CobD; this translates as MSSIMLMSGAFLVEAVCGWPDWLYRRIRHPAVWIGSLISALDAALNLDRFSPAARRALGMLATLVVVAVPTLSAYLLVVLLPETPLGFAVEVTVASSLLASRSLYCHVLRVTQRLEHGDLAGARQAVSHIVSRDPTELDTTGVARANLESLAENASDGVIAPLFWGSLLGLPGLTAYKAINTLDSMLGYRTDRLWAFGGFAARLDDAVNLIPARLTGGLIALASFRPRHAPRRPESPLAQCGLAGERHGRVARHSAARPTRVCGYGGG
- a CDS encoding threonine-phosphate decarboxylase, with translation MRARFPQAPEPWVDLSTGINPWPYPLDSPQPETLQRLPTATATSACRDAMAETFGAPAECVLPIPGSELLIRLLPTLLRPRRGMRVAITRPTFADHAEVWRAAGCRVTEISDPLEILASTDLVVLCNPNNPDGRVWDPARLEAARTALAAKGGWLIVDEAYADVRPDLSLAAGGGRAGLILLRSFGKFFGLPGLRLGTLIAPPDTLETVRRCLGVWSVSGPALAAGAQAYRDSGWQQETRHRLATARVRLDAVLNAAGLHMVGGVDLFRFVVVDDAAGVGRSLARCGISVRRFDWGQSRLRIGLPPDADAEERLAQALLAR